A portion of the Equus quagga isolate Etosha38 chromosome 17, UCLA_HA_Equagga_1.0, whole genome shotgun sequence genome contains these proteins:
- the FEV gene encoding protein FEV yields the protein MRQSGASQPLLINMYLPDPVGDGLFKEGKSPGWGPLSPAVQKGSGQIQLWQFLLELLADRANAGCIAWEGGHGEFKLTDPDEVARRWGERKSKPNMNYDKLSRALRYYYDKNIMSKVHGKRYAYRFDFQGLAQACQPPPAHAHAAAAAAAAAAAAQDGALYKLPAGLAPLPFPGLSKLNLMAASASVAPAGFSYWPGPGPAATAAATAALYPSPGLQPPPGPFGAVAAASHLGGHYH from the exons ATCCCGTCGGAGATGGTCTCTTCAAGGAAGGGAAGAGCCCCGGGTGGGGGCCGCTGAGCCCCGCGGTACAAAAAG GCAGCGGGCAGATCCAGCTGTGGCAGTTTCTGCTGGAGCTGCTGGCGGACCGCGCGAACGCCGGCTGCATCGCGTGGGAGGGCGGCCACGGCGAGTTCAAGCTCACGGACCCAGACGAGGTGGCGCGGCGCTGGGGCGAGCGCAAGAGCAAGCCCAACATGAACTACGACAAGCTGAGCCGCGCGCTGCGCTACTACTACGATAAGAACATCATGAGCAAGGTGCACGGCAAGCGCTACGCCTACCGCTTCGACTTCCAGGGCCTGGCGCAGGCCTGCCAGCCGCCCCCCGCGCACGCCcacgccgccgccgctgccgccgccgccgccgctgccgcccaGGACGGTGCGCTCTACAAGCTGCCGGCCGGCCTCGCCCCGCTGCCCTTCCCCGGCCTCTCCAAACTCAACCTCATGGCCGCCTCGGCCAGCGTCGCGCCCGCCGGCTTCTCCTACTGGCCGGGCCCGGGccccgccgccaccgccgccgccacCGCTGCGCTCTACCCCAGCCCCGGCTTGCAGCCCCCGCCCGGGCCCTTCGGCGCGGTGGCCGCCGCCTCGCACTTGGGGGGCCATTACCACTAG